One window of the Prionailurus viverrinus isolate Anna unplaced genomic scaffold, UM_Priviv_1.0 scaffold_50, whole genome shotgun sequence genome contains the following:
- the LOC125159473 gene encoding small proline-rich protein 2G-like, whose protein sequence is MSYQQQQCKQPCQPPPVCPEPCPPPKCPEPCPPPPCPPVKCPPPPCQQKCPPVQPCPPCQQKCPPKSK, encoded by the coding sequence ATGTCCTATCAACAGCAGCAGTGCAAGCAGCCCTGCCAGCCACCTCCTGTGTGCCCTGAGCCTTGCCCACCCCCAAAGTGTCCAGAGCCATGtccccctcctccatgcccacCTGTGAAGTGCCCACCTCCACCCTGCCAGCAGAAGTGCCCTCCTGTGCAGCCGTGCCCCCCCTGCCAGCAGAAGTGCCCACCCAAGAGCAAGTAA